cacctactttcccctacatctgctagcccacctcttcaagagatcttgtaacctactcaactatgctagagcccataatagcttgtggctgcacacggaagtttctagcatgaataatcttatgatccctttgagcctgggtggcggaccttatacaaacagacaacactgggttctccaggtgcctcaatccacccagatgtgagttttagttgccaccttaagttgaaccattaataaacatctcacatctgtcatgaatatcactcaaacccatccacgtctacgagcatagcatggcaataataaagcaacgtagaagtaactcccaagggtttgaatagaaaacaggtaataggtactacctcaactacttcccaatacccacaatttaattagatcctaatcatgcaatgtttgaagaaaagatctaatgcaataaaactgggtatgaaaagtatgatcaaggtgttacttgccttgctgatgatccgcaaaacctaacgagtcgaagtaacaagcggcacactccgggtactctatcgcaaacaaacaagcatacaatcagtactcatctaatgcacatgtaaaactcgaatgaaagatccaaccagaaagttcaacttaagaactccggtttgcaaaaagaatcaactcgaaagacgcaacgaaagtcaaacggcgaaagaaagaagcttcgtttactaatctggatctaggtcaaattttactgtagcaaaaacttgtttgagtaggttaaacggaaagagaatttcgagacgaaactctaggcgcttgaatcgcctgattccgataaacgagcgagaagttaaacagaatcgaagattcgatcagaaatcgaatctgagataatcgcagaaaaaatccgacgaaaaagaaaaacggacgaacggttaaagaacggacgttcgttaacagagaaaaaaccGACGAactcgttcgttaaaacgaacggttcggtgaacgctcgcaaaataataaaaccgaaaaaaaaccgatctaggttttttttaataaaatgaagggttttttttaacaaaaaccggcaaaGTCGAACGGGGCaccgaggcagtacctcgtcgggcggctccggcgagggctccggcggggctccgggctcggggtgcgggctcgggggggggggggggggggggcgcgagggggcggcgaggggcacggctccggcgacgaacggcggcggcggcggctcggcttccggcggcggcggcgaggcaagtgcggcggcggcgctcggcgagatgaggggcggcggcggcggcttgatgagaggagagagagaggggggccgaggggtggcttggggaaggggcaaggtgcggcggcggggcttcccgtgtccgccatggacacggcgacggcggcgtcgtgcggagagaggagaggggcgcgggggtgggccggcggcctgggctcggcccagcaGGCGCGCGCGtcctttttttttaaaaaaagtaAGTTTCACGGAaaataattcacagaaaaataaataaaaatcagaaaaatgtaaaataaattttccccgtctagttagaaaatatagaatagggtgaacatttttttaacacaaaataaatattttgaaaacatgtaatatttttaatgcaataaaaattgcaaataaaatccaagtAAATTCCAATAAaagattttaacatttttcctccagtatttcaattgttttggagaagtcatattttctcctctcatttattttgtttaatgaatattcttccggagagaaaataattaaaaccaaaatcctcgtcttattatttgacgaaaatcaaatatgaaaattcgagaaaatccccaactctctccgagggtccttgagttgcttaggatttatcgaggatttgtcaagatgcaataaaacatgatatgcaaatgatgatctatgtataacataccaaattgaaaatttgggacgTTACATTTTGAAACACTCTATTCCTTATTTCTTAACTTTTCTTGGTAGCTATTTAGTGTCTACTTTTGATTCCATTATTGTTACTGAACAAAATTTTCATGTAATATTTTTTTAACTAGTATACATAAATATTTGTATAGCATTCTTGTTCTAGAATGATTTTTTTAATAAATCAACATAATGATTTGATAATTTTTTGAGTTGATAGTGCTTCATTTTTCATGTGACAAATTGAAGTTTATCGAATACTGTTTTATTTGGGTTTTTTCTGTGCTGTTGGTGTGATGTTTGGGCCGATATCATGTATGGGCACTCGTTGGGTTTTGAGTTATTTTCTGGTGTGTCTACGACTTGCTTAACGCGAGAGAGAGCCACCGCTCGCCTCAAGTGGCTCGAGAATGGACCGGTCCACTCGGCTTCCTGAAGCACCGATGGTTTTCAACATTTGAATCGtctttttcttctttcctttttttcTGGTTGCTTGACTTCTTCTTTGCTTCTACTTTGCCTTCTTGTTTTCGTTCAATATCCTACACGCTTCTTCTTTGCTTCTAATTTCTTTTCTTCTAACTTTTTTCAATGTTTGTTTGAAAATGTTGGTTACTCAAAGAAAAATGTTAATTTGGTAGTTAAGAAATGCATGTGTAATACTTATGGAATATACATCAACAAAGGTGAAAAAAATGTACATTAAAAACAGTTTAAAGCCTTTTGGAGATGTGTAGGTAATGTGTTTTAAATATGCACTTAAAAATGGGCATGATATATCCAAATAAGATAGTGTACCCAATGGTAAAAAAAATATTGATTGTTCAAAGGAAAAAAATGTTATTTTAGTAGTCAAGAAATGTATGTGCATTTTTTTGAATCTAGAAATGTATGTGCAAGATACATGAAATTGAAAACAGATGAAAAAGGTACAATTGTTAAATGTATCTGCTTTTGGAAAAAGTGTTGAAAatgtatttaaaaatgttcagaaaaaccaaaaaatacaagAAGTATACATTAAAAATGGTTTAAGCTTTTTGGAAAAGTGTTGGTAATGTTATTTAAATATGTATTTGAAAATTGGTCATGATATATCCTAATAAGAAAATGTACACCTGGTGGTATGAAATGTTGATTGCTCAAAGGAAAGATGCTGATTTAGTAGTTAAGAAATGTATGTCCAAGATGGTTGAACATAAAAAAGGGTGCGGGAATAATACAATTGTTAAATGGATTTGCCTTGGGAAAAATGTTTAAAAGTATTAAAAACGATCAAAAAAGCCTTAAAAAGAGAAGAAATGTACGTTAAAAAGTGTTATTAAGCCTTGTTGGAAAAATGTTGGCAATGTGTTTTAAATATGTATTGTAAAACTCTAAATAAAGAAAATGCACGCTTAGTGTAAGAAATTGTTAATAATTCATTTGAAAAGTGTTAAACGTGTATACAAAAATGCTTTTGATGTATACGAATAACGTACAACATTTATTAAAAAGTAGTCATTAAAAAGTAAAAAAATTAATCATGTATTTAATTAAACAAGTGTAAAAAAATGTTCTGATGTATATGAAAAATATACAATGTTTATGAAAAATTAAACATAAAAATATATATtgaaaaaaatgttgatcatgtcaTATAGAAACGTTAATACTGTACACAAATAATGTTTCAAATGTGTAAAAACAATATtcaatatgtatgaaaaataggcaTAAAAACATATATATGATAAAATGTTAATCATATATTGAAAATGCTAAACATGTGTAAAAAGTGTTCCTTATGTATTCAAAATATGTACAGTGTATATAAAGAAGTAGACATTAAACcatatatttgaaaaaaaattaaccATGTGTTGAAATATATTTAATGTATACAGAAAAGTTGTTTCAGATGTATATGAAAAATAGTTCATTTAttagaaaattttaaaaaaatattaaaaatGTTCCTGTCCTATTAAAAAATGAaagcaaacaaacaaacaaaggAAAATGAAGAATCCAAggaaaaaataaaaccaaaaaatCAATGCAAAAAGAGTGAATACAGTGTAAACTGACAAAGAAACAAAGGAAAAACAATGAAGATTggaaaagaaacaaagaaaacagaaaaataaaaaccaaaagaaacgtaagcaagaaagaaacaaagaaaatggAAAAACAAAGTGAAAACCAAATCAAACAGTAATTAAAACCACAGAAAAAGAAACATATATGATAAAACAGACCAATTCTATCAATAatcaaacagaagaaaaaaaccaACAAAACTTACACATCGGACGAATGAGCAAAAGAAAAATAGCGAATTAAGCCGGCCCAAAAGCTATGGAAAGATAAAAAAAAATCCTTCGTATGAAAGCTCCTTCCATCTGCTATAAGCGAGATATGGTTCCTCCTATGTGCCGCACCTTGTGTCGAACAAACACGAGTCACACAGGGGCTCACCCAACTGGGTCGTCCCTACAGTGCGCAAATGGTGCCGCAAACAAATCCAAGAAGGGTAATGCGTGCATGATCAATCAAACCACATACCTAGTGTTGTTGATTTTAATGGCTTTGAGCGTGTGATGAATCAAACCACCTACCGTTGTTGATCCTTTAATGGCTTTGCGCGTGTGATGAATCAAACCACCTACCGTTGTTGGTCCTACTGGCTAGCCATTGTAGGGGTATAAAAACTATAAGCCGCGACATTTGTTTTTTGAAAATACTGATTTGTtttgaaacatgaacattttcaatTTTGTGAATAAATTTTAAAAGCCTAAAAAATATTTTGGGAAACCCAATTTTTTTAAAATGCGATCATTTTTTGAAATTGTGATTTTTTTGAAGACATGGACAATTTTGAAATACCTAATCATTTTtgaatttatattatttttggaagtATGTATTTTTTCTGATTATTTATCAAATATTTAAAACGGCAAAAGTTTCTgaaactcatgaatattttttgagtTTGTGAGAAAATTTTAAAAATGTGAACATTTCTTGGAATTTTGTAATTCTaaactttttttgaattttctaACACTGTAAAAATAAGCAAAGAATTCTATAATTCTAAACTTTTTTTGAATCTCTGTACATTCTTTCAAATTTTTGAACAAAATATCTTAACAGGAATAGTTTTTGAGATTTTTTAAAttgcgaacattttttaaattgtATAACTGATTTTGAGAAAAGAGAAATAAACTTGATAACCAAAAAAGAAACAGGAAAGAAAAAGAACAATAGAAACAGAAATAGATTCCGAAAAGACGAAAACGGGCCGGGTAAGTCGTGGGCTCCCCTGTGCTAAGCCCCGACTACTCGACGCACCGCGTGTCAAATAGGGATTTCCGCGAGATACAGCTCTCGCGTTGTTTTTGTCGGCCGGGTGCAACGACCAAGAAAAGCCCAAGCAAAGTAGGGTTACGCGACTGCTGGGTCTGCCCACCTTCTTCCTCCGCCTCCGTCCGTTTCTCTTCTCTACGAACGCAGCACGCAACGTGGTCGAGACTACACAACCTAGAAAAAATCCCATCGATCTGCTCCAGCTTTGCGGCGcggcagccagccagccagcaccCATGGCggtggaagggataaccgagggCGTGAGGGGCCTCAAGGTGGAGgacggcgagggggcggcgggcGCCGCGGCCGACGCGCCGGCCGCCGCGGCCGCCGGCGGGGAGGGGCAGAGGCGGGGCGCCAGCGCCAGCAGCAACCGCATCCAGGTGTCCAACACGAAGAAGCCCCTCTTCTTCTACGTCAACCTCGCCAAGGTACCGTGCCGGCCAATCCACCTTTTGGTTCGATCCCCCCATTCGTCGGCGCCGTCTCTGAAACGATTTTGCTCCGTTCGTTGGTTGGTTGGTTGCAGAGGTATATGCAGCAGCACGGCGACGTCGAGCTCTCGGCGCTCGGGATGGGTGAGTCTCGTTTCTCCCGTGCCTCTGATTCATTGAATGCCGGTGGGGATGTGGTTTTGGTAACGCTGCTTGTTATATCATCTAAATCTCCA
The Aegilops tauschii subsp. strangulata cultivar AL8/78 chromosome 3, Aet v6.0, whole genome shotgun sequence genome window above contains:
- the LOC109776977 gene encoding uncharacterized protein At2g34160; its protein translation is MAVEGITEGVRGLKVEDGEGAAGAAADAPAAAAAGGEGQRRGASASSNRIQVSNTKKPLFFYVNLAKRYMQQHGDVELSALGMAIATVVTVAEILKNNGLAVEKKIRTSTVEINDESRGRPFQKAKIEIELGKSEKFDELMASAAADAEEGEEEA